Proteins from a single region of Limnothrix sp. FACHB-406:
- a CDS encoding SLC13 family permease, which yields MSIALTLGVLAITFFLFIVEWLPVDITAIGIAVLLILLGLITPEEGIAGFSNSATITVMAMFVLSAAIERTGAIQVVSEFLQQKGGKNPTRQIFVLGSIVGPITAFLNNTAVVAVFIPIVENWCRKQNISTSKLLIPLSYATVLGGTITVIGTSTNVVASGLSKQLGYGEFGLFEFAPMGLIVFVIGLCYLALAAPNLLPDRRKPGEISTVENYGLRDYFSEIIVTHQSSLIGKSLPASDFHHRYDLDVLEVIRDGITYRPVSHDWLLMAGDILLVRCNRDRLLTLKDERGLEILPDAKFSLESNERSIAEALIISNSSLIGSSLQELRFRQRYNSTVLAIRRGQDCLCERLRDVRLRFGDVLLVQGPHDSLRGLQSSPELLVVEPRELEPLKRDKAGLALAIALGTVLAAATETVPILVSALAGVVLVIATGILRPREIYRVIRWDIIFLLAGLMPLGTAMEKSGATDWLASQLTQVGGHLSGFWLLVLFYGVTTLFTEALSNNAAVLLMLPIAVKVAETLEFYTLPFMLVVMFAASNSYLTPIGYQTNTMVYGPGGYKFLDFTRVGIPLNLILTFLVPLMSIWFYGLNLSH from the coding sequence ATGTCTATTGCGCTTACTCTTGGTGTTTTGGCGATCACATTCTTCCTATTCATTGTGGAATGGTTACCCGTTGATATCACAGCAATTGGAATTGCTGTTTTGCTAATTCTCCTAGGACTCATCACTCCCGAAGAGGGAATCGCTGGATTTAGTAATTCAGCAACGATCACGGTTATGGCAATGTTTGTGCTGAGTGCCGCGATCGAACGTACAGGTGCGATTCAAGTGGTCAGTGAATTTCTGCAACAAAAAGGCGGCAAGAATCCAACTCGTCAAATTTTTGTGCTGGGGTCAATTGTGGGGCCGATCACAGCATTTCTGAACAACACAGCCGTGGTGGCGGTGTTTATTCCGATTGTGGAAAATTGGTGCCGAAAACAGAATATCTCTACCTCAAAGCTATTAATTCCGCTGTCCTATGCCACTGTGCTTGGCGGCACGATTACAGTAATTGGTACTTCAACCAATGTGGTAGCCAGTGGACTTTCTAAGCAACTGGGCTATGGAGAATTTGGCCTGTTTGAGTTTGCACCCATGGGCCTGATCGTCTTTGTGATTGGTCTGTGCTACTTGGCACTGGCGGCTCCCAATCTTCTGCCCGATCGACGGAAGCCCGGTGAAATTTCAACCGTTGAAAACTATGGGCTGCGTGATTATTTCAGCGAAATTATTGTGACCCATCAGTCCTCTTTGATTGGGAAATCGCTGCCAGCCAGTGACTTTCATCACCGATATGATCTTGATGTTTTGGAAGTGATTCGCGATGGCATTACCTATAGACCTGTAAGCCACGATTGGCTGTTAATGGCAGGGGATATTTTGCTGGTTCGCTGCAACCGCGATCGCCTGCTGACCCTGAAGGATGAACGGGGGCTGGAAATCCTACCCGATGCCAAATTTTCCCTCGAATCTAACGAGCGATCGATTGCGGAAGCCTTAATTATTTCGAACTCTAGCCTCATCGGTTCTAGCTTACAAGAACTGCGATTTCGGCAACGATATAACTCCACGGTTTTAGCCATTCGTCGTGGACAAGATTGCTTGTGCGAACGGTTGCGGGATGTTCGTTTGCGGTTTGGTGATGTTCTATTGGTGCAAGGGCCACATGACAGTTTGCGCGGCCTGCAATCCAGCCCTGAATTATTAGTAGTAGAACCGCGAGAACTGGAACCCTTAAAGCGGGACAAGGCTGGTTTAGCCCTGGCGATCGCCCTAGGAACCGTGCTGGCTGCTGCCACGGAAACGGTTCCCATTTTGGTTAGCGCTCTGGCGGGTGTTGTCTTGGTAATTGCCACGGGAATTTTGCGGCCTCGAGAAATTTACCGAGTCATTCGCTGGGATATTATCTTTCTCCTGGCGGGTCTGATGCCCCTAGGAACCGCTATGGAAAAATCAGGAGCTACTGACTGGTTAGCATCACAATTAACGCAAGTGGGAGGACATCTTTCGGGGTTTTGGCTGTTAGTTTTGTTCTATGGCGTAACAACCCTCTTCACTGAAGCCCTGTCTAATAATGCGGCGGTTTTATTAATGTTGCCCATCGCGGTGAAGGTTGCGGAAACCCTGGAATTCTACACTTTGCCGTTCATGCTGGTGGTGATGTTTGCGGCTTCAAATAGCTACCTAACCCCGATCGGTTATCAAACTAATACAATGGTTTATGGGCCAGGAGGCTACAAATTCTTAGACTTCACCAGGGTGGGAATTCCATTGAACTTAATTCTGACCTTCCTTGTGCCGCTAATGTCAATTTGGTTTTATGGGCTAAACTTAAGTCATTAA
- a CDS encoding ParB/RepB/Spo0J family partition protein, translating into MSAVNPQLRPLELKELSQESSVVPLHSQAQYPTTLALSDIQLPSSQPRRYFDPIALHSLAQSIAQYGILEPLLVRPIDERRYELVAGERRYRAAQKVGLSQVPVIIRALSDREALRIALLENLQREDLNPIEETESILKLLSLELQQPAESIVLLLHRLRNQAKGKKTHNVMGNAERETIRTIFQSIGTMTWESFVSNRLPLLKLPEAILNALRQGQLSYTKALAISRVRQPNQQNHLLQEAISRDLSLSEIRKQVASLNSPETTSNLPSSLRDRWSYTYRRLQQSGALNDPLKRQRVESLMAELITIAELDESQEIE; encoded by the coding sequence ATGAGCGCTGTCAATCCCCAACTTCGCCCCCTAGAACTTAAAGAATTGTCCCAGGAATCTTCTGTGGTGCCTCTCCATAGCCAAGCTCAGTACCCCACGACCTTGGCCCTCAGTGATATACAGCTTCCAAGCAGTCAGCCAAGACGGTATTTTGACCCGATTGCCCTCCATAGCCTTGCTCAATCGATCGCCCAATATGGAATTTTGGAGCCGCTGTTAGTTCGTCCCATTGATGAGCGGCGCTATGAATTAGTAGCTGGTGAGCGGCGATATCGTGCGGCCCAAAAGGTTGGTCTATCGCAAGTACCCGTAATTATTCGGGCCCTGAGCGATCGGGAAGCCCTGCGAATTGCCCTTCTGGAAAATTTGCAGCGTGAAGATCTCAACCCGATCGAGGAAACCGAAAGTATTTTAAAATTGCTGTCCCTGGAGCTTCAACAGCCTGCTGAGTCGATCGTTTTGCTGTTGCACCGCTTGCGAAATCAAGCCAAGGGCAAAAAAACTCATAACGTTATGGGTAATGCAGAACGAGAGACGATTCGCACCATTTTCCAGTCGATCGGAACCATGACTTGGGAGTCCTTTGTCAGCAATCGGCTGCCCCTGCTGAAGCTGCCAGAAGCCATTCTCAATGCGTTGCGCCAAGGTCAGTTGTCCTACACCAAAGCGTTGGCCATTTCCAGAGTTCGGCAACCCAATCAACAAAATCATCTATTACAAGAAGCAATTTCACGAGATTTATCACTCTCCGAAATTCGTAAACAGGTAGCCAGCCTCAACAGTCCTGAAACAACTTCCAACTTACCCAGCTCTCTGCGAGATCGTTGGAGTTATACCTATCGTCGGTTACAGCAGTCGGGAGCTTTGAACGATCCCCTAAAACGGCAAAGGGTAGAATCCTTGATGGCTGAATTAATCACCATTGCAGAGTTAGATGAGTCCCAAGAGATTGAGTGA
- a CDS encoding LysR substrate-binding domain-containing protein, protein MSGITLDRLQIFLAVAEYLHFTRAAESLYLTQPAVSAAIQSLEDSYGLRLFHRIGRRVELTDAGRLLQAEARDILDRVALTERGLRELNEMQRGELHLGSSLTIGNYWLPRKIGEFKRRHPGIVVNCTLANTEEICTGTATGAFDLGLIEGEVLPSTQRHLEKAIVGGDRLVIVVGPSHPWFELPFVETHQLSETAWLMREPGSGTQQRFEEALLSWQVDPSSLPIALVLTTGEMVKVLVEEGVGAAAISELIVEKELQLRTMRAVPIIDPEQSSVLEIRRPFLKLRHRQRFQTKISRVFEQLLVSY, encoded by the coding sequence ATGTCTGGAATAACGCTTGATCGGTTGCAAATTTTCTTGGCGGTTGCGGAATATTTACACTTCACGCGAGCCGCAGAGTCCCTTTATCTAACGCAGCCTGCGGTGAGCGCTGCAATTCAGTCCCTAGAAGACAGTTATGGTCTGCGTCTGTTTCATCGCATTGGGCGGCGCGTAGAACTGACGGATGCTGGGCGATTGTTGCAAGCAGAAGCTAGGGATATTCTCGATCGGGTGGCTTTGACAGAACGAGGCTTGCGTGAACTCAATGAAATGCAGCGAGGAGAATTGCATTTGGGGTCTAGCCTCACGATCGGGAATTATTGGCTACCGCGCAAAATTGGAGAATTTAAGCGTCGTCATCCGGGCATTGTGGTGAATTGCACCCTCGCTAATACTGAGGAAATTTGCACAGGAACGGCGACGGGCGCGTTTGATTTGGGATTAATTGAAGGGGAAGTGTTGCCCTCAACCCAACGGCACTTAGAAAAGGCCATTGTTGGGGGCGATCGCCTAGTGATTGTGGTGGGCCCTTCGCACCCTTGGTTTGAGCTGCCATTTGTGGAAACCCATCAATTGTCAGAAACGGCTTGGTTAATGCGCGAACCAGGATCGGGCACTCAACAGCGATTTGAAGAAGCCTTATTGAGTTGGCAGGTGGATCCTTCAAGTTTGCCGATCGCCCTGGTGCTAACCACCGGAGAAATGGTGAAAGTTCTGGTGGAGGAAGGCGTGGGAGCGGCAGCCATTTCAGAACTGATCGTTGAAAAAGAGTTGCAGCTTCGGACTATGCGTGCGGTTCCGATCATTGATCCCGAGCAGTCATCGGTTTTGGAAATTCGTCGCCCCTTTTTGAAGTTGCGCCATCGACAGCGCTTTCAGACCAAAATTTCTCGGGTTTTTGAGCAATTACTAGTCAGTTATTAG
- a CDS encoding APC family permease, with protein sequence MTTELAVNRSVHGLKAECLPFGEVLGQSIAVIAPITTPAANLGLVFALAGNGTCLSFLLGTIGLIFVSININQFARRSASPGSLYTYISKGLGPTAGVICGWGLLLGYLLTGMAVLCGFANFGQIFLGSLGIHTHIITLLALGTVVAWYAAYRDIELSARTLLILEGISVLFILLLGGIVWAKTGFALDPLQLTLAGATPSGVAMGLVLVVFGFSGFESATTLGDEAQKPLSSIPKAVLGSTVLSGLFFLVMAYIGVVGFNHAGGNLAGHEEPLSFLATWAGVGFLGQAIGICALASFFACVLGSINPAARIFFTMARHGLFHSAFGEAHDTNSTPHIAVSFISVLLFLVPASMTIFGLKAFESMAYLGTMCTYGFLVTYILVSIAAPVYLYRIGKLKPIDGVIGLLGAGFMMLPILGMVGIPGSTWFPVPEAPYDAFPKLFLLYLGLGCGWFFWQRSRSPKMIRRMQHSIEAIYVRFEESEDADC encoded by the coding sequence ATGACTACAGAACTTGCAGTGAACCGTAGTGTTCACGGTCTCAAGGCAGAATGTTTACCCTTTGGTGAAGTTCTTGGCCAATCCATCGCGGTAATCGCTCCGATCACAACCCCTGCCGCTAACTTAGGGTTAGTCTTTGCCCTGGCGGGAAATGGCACTTGTCTTAGCTTTTTGTTGGGAACGATCGGGCTGATTTTTGTCAGTATCAACATCAATCAATTTGCCCGTCGTTCCGCCTCTCCCGGATCGCTCTACACCTACATTTCCAAAGGTCTTGGCCCCACAGCCGGTGTTATCTGTGGTTGGGGTCTTCTGCTGGGCTATTTGCTCACGGGGATGGCGGTTCTTTGTGGCTTTGCCAATTTTGGTCAAATCTTTTTAGGCAGTTTGGGCATTCACACCCACATCATCACCCTGCTGGCTTTAGGAACCGTGGTTGCTTGGTATGCCGCCTACCGAGATATCGAATTATCAGCAAGAACATTGTTGATTTTGGAAGGCATTTCTGTTCTGTTCATTTTGCTCTTGGGGGGAATTGTTTGGGCTAAAACAGGCTTTGCCCTTGATCCACTACAGTTGACCTTAGCTGGTGCAACCCCCAGCGGTGTTGCCATGGGATTAGTGTTAGTGGTTTTTGGCTTTTCTGGTTTTGAAAGTGCCACCACTCTTGGGGATGAAGCGCAAAAACCCCTATCCAGTATTCCGAAGGCTGTCCTAGGCAGCACAGTGCTTTCGGGGTTGTTTTTCTTGGTTATGGCCTATATCGGTGTGGTGGGGTTCAATCATGCCGGAGGAAATTTGGCAGGTCATGAAGAGCCTCTCAGTTTCTTAGCTACCTGGGCTGGTGTTGGATTCCTGGGCCAAGCGATCGGGATTTGTGCGTTGGCTAGCTTTTTCGCTTGTGTTTTAGGCAGCATTAATCCTGCTGCTCGCATCTTTTTCACCATGGCGCGGCATGGTCTCTTTCACTCGGCTTTTGGTGAAGCCCACGACACCAATAGCACGCCCCATATTGCTGTTTCTTTCATCTCCGTTCTACTCTTTTTAGTGCCTGCTTCAATGACCATTTTTGGTCTTAAGGCCTTCGAATCCATGGCGTATTTGGGCACGATGTGTACCTATGGATTTTTGGTGACCTACATTTTGGTATCGATCGCTGCGCCGGTTTATCTCTATCGAATTGGCAAATTAAAGCCCATTGATGGGGTCATTGGTCTGCTGGGCGCTGGTTTCATGATGTTGCCAATTTTGGGCATGGTCGGAATTCCTGGAAGTACTTGGTTTCCCGTGCCGGAAGCACCTTACGATGCATTTCCCAAGCTCTTTTTGCTTTACCTAGGTTTGGGTTGTGGCTGGTTTTTCTGGCAGCGATCGCGCTCTCCCAAAATGATTCGGCGAATGCAGCACTCGATCGAAGCGATCTATGTCCGGTTTGAAGAGTCCGAAGATGCTGACTGCTAA
- a CDS encoding cadmium resistance transporter, translating into MDNLLTVIPTSVAAFAATNIDDIAILMLLFSQVNANFRHYHVVAGQYLGFSALVGASLLGFFGGMVLPHHWLGLLGLIPIGMGLGRLFDRGEDATDEELNLAIDGDGTSPHWMNLVGPQSLSVAAITIANGSDNVGIYTPLFSHSSVPELILTILVFLVLVPVWCYIAHRLTHQAQIADWLAHRGQTMVPLVLIALGIYIILDSGAMSPGLLAASCTCLVALTWRPQQLSEVPEKGDS; encoded by the coding sequence ATGGACAACTTACTGACCGTAATCCCCACGAGTGTTGCTGCCTTTGCAGCCACAAACATTGACGATATTGCAATCCTGATGTTGCTTTTTTCTCAGGTCAATGCCAATTTTCGTCATTACCACGTGGTCGCTGGGCAATATCTAGGGTTTTCAGCTCTGGTAGGCGCAAGTTTGTTGGGTTTCTTTGGGGGCATGGTTTTGCCCCACCATTGGCTAGGTTTGCTGGGTCTAATCCCGATCGGCATGGGACTGGGCAGATTGTTTGACCGGGGTGAAGATGCCACCGATGAAGAACTAAACCTAGCCATTGACGGCGATGGAACATCACCCCACTGGATGAATTTAGTGGGGCCCCAAAGTCTCAGCGTCGCAGCCATCACGATCGCCAACGGGAGCGACAATGTGGGCATTTACACGCCCTTGTTTTCCCATAGCTCAGTGCCAGAGCTAATTCTAACCATTCTGGTTTTCCTAGTTTTGGTTCCTGTTTGGTGTTACATTGCTCATCGACTCACCCATCAAGCCCAAATTGCAGATTGGTTAGCCCATCGGGGTCAAACCATGGTTCCTCTAGTACTCATCGCGCTCGGGATTTATATCATCCTTGATAGTGGAGCCATGAGTCCGGGTTTGTTGGCTGCTAGCTGCACTTGTTTGGTGGCTTTAACTTGGCGACCCCAGCAACTGAGTGAAGTTCCCGAAAAGGGTGATTCTTGA
- a CDS encoding cadmium resistance transporter yields the protein MIDQRPLAELAISAFVAGTSSFIATNIDDVVVLMVLFGRPDRLFRDRQILIGRYLGFGLIVLASLVGFWGGLLLPSWSIGLLGFLPIGIGISQLRASQSQESESSAPELDSFGSEHQALTERSPNLAFRHRVKKLRQWLPWLSPQVIQVTMITLACGADNIGIYIPLFASCNWVELSIILWVFFAGVGLLCWLTRRFSRHHMITQWISRFGHQFVPWIFIALGIGIFWESNLPQLLFSFMLP from the coding sequence ATGATTGATCAGCGCCCCTTAGCTGAGCTAGCGATTAGTGCTTTTGTGGCGGGAACCAGTTCCTTCATTGCCACAAATATCGATGATGTGGTGGTGCTGATGGTGTTGTTTGGTCGCCCCGATCGGCTCTTCCGCGATCGACAAATCCTGATCGGGCGCTATCTGGGGTTTGGTCTGATTGTGTTAGCCAGCTTGGTGGGGTTTTGGGGAGGATTACTGCTCCCTTCCTGGTCCATTGGGCTATTGGGCTTTCTCCCGATCGGGATCGGCATTTCGCAACTGCGCGCTTCTCAATCTCAGGAATCAGAATCCTCCGCTCCTGAACTAGATTCGTTCGGATCTGAGCATCAAGCGTTAACCGAGCGATCGCCCAATTTAGCTTTTCGACATCGAGTCAAGAAACTACGTCAATGGCTGCCTTGGCTATCCCCTCAAGTCATCCAAGTGACAATGATTACGCTTGCCTGCGGTGCTGACAACATTGGAATTTACATTCCTCTGTTTGCCTCCTGCAACTGGGTGGAACTCAGCATTATCCTTTGGGTTTTCTTTGCAGGTGTAGGATTGCTTTGTTGGCTAACACGCCGGTTCAGTCGCCATCACATGATCACCCAATGGATTAGCCGATTTGGTCATCAATTTGTTCCTTGGATTTTCATTGCTCTGGGAATAGGAATTTTCTGGGAGAGCAACCTTCCGCAACTGCTATTTTCCTTCATGCTTCCTTAA
- a CDS encoding phosphatase PAP2 family protein: MTDGLNTTGISTLGKHSSSQPNLLGIGGAVTIQGLCALYLVSHLQQPAPWDVQFLELLHQQATPWLDRLALWLTPLGTRWGTFPLFIMGLLSLANQRQWRKLLYWMSAIGGTTVIATLLKVVWHRARPSLWPSLLAPDHYPADWAFPSTHAAASLSLVLALGALYSSQQPLDRPYGWVWRWSIAGLGGGFVLLIAWTRLYLGVHFPSDIIGGWSIAYLITQVANRLILSPTDPVQLPSTPSSLLTRR; the protein is encoded by the coding sequence ATGACTGATGGGCTAAACACCACGGGGATCAGCACTTTGGGTAAGCATTCATCATCCCAACCAAACCTGCTGGGCATCGGCGGGGCGGTCACGATTCAAGGACTCTGTGCGCTATACCTGGTTAGCCATCTCCAGCAACCAGCGCCCTGGGATGTGCAGTTTTTAGAACTATTGCATCAACAGGCCACCCCTTGGCTCGATCGCCTCGCCCTTTGGCTCACACCGCTGGGAACCCGCTGGGGAACGTTTCCGCTGTTCATCATGGGTCTTTTGTCCCTAGCGAACCAACGGCAATGGCGTAAGTTGCTCTACTGGATGAGTGCGATTGGCGGTACAACAGTCATAGCCACTCTGCTGAAAGTGGTTTGGCACCGAGCAAGGCCCAGCCTTTGGCCCTCGCTGCTGGCCCCAGACCATTACCCTGCTGATTGGGCCTTTCCCAGCACCCACGCGGCCGCTAGCCTCTCGTTGGTTTTGGCCCTTGGCGCTTTGTATTCCAGCCAACAGCCGCTCGATCGCCCCTATGGATGGGTCTGGCGTTGGTCGATCGCGGGGCTGGGTGGTGGCTTTGTTCTGCTCATTGCCTGGACAAGGCTCTATCTCGGGGTTCACTTCCCCAGTGACATCATTGGCGGCTGGTCGATCGCCTACCTGATCACACAAGTGGCCAATCGATTGATCCTCAGCCCCACGGATCCAGTTCAGCTACCATCAACCCCTTCAAGTTTGCTTACTCGTCGTTGA
- a CDS encoding sulfite exporter TauE/SafE family protein has translation MNIFEFSFLVWAGSFAAGFLGALTGLGGGVVIVPLLTSVFGVDIRYAIGASLISVIATSAGSAATYIRSGFANLRLGMFLEVATTLGSFVGATLATVVPVKALTVVLGTVLLYSAFFAQQSTPKEAELTEPGSLAERLQLDNCYPTPNGEGTIAYTVRSVPTGFSLMAVAGLLSGLLGIGSGSLKVLAMDRVMGLPFKVSTTTSNFTIGVTAAMSAGVYLSRGYVDPGLSMPVMLGVLMGAMVGARVLIGAKPEWLRWLFSIVLVLLAIKMIYNGLIT, from the coding sequence GTGAATATTTTTGAGTTTTCATTCTTAGTTTGGGCCGGTTCATTCGCGGCCGGCTTCTTAGGAGCCTTGACCGGTCTTGGGGGCGGCGTGGTGATTGTGCCTCTGCTCACCTCGGTTTTTGGGGTCGATATTCGCTACGCGATCGGGGCCTCCTTAATTTCTGTCATTGCCACTTCCGCCGGTTCCGCCGCAACCTATATTCGATCGGGATTTGCCAACTTACGTCTCGGGATGTTTTTAGAAGTGGCAACGACCCTTGGATCTTTCGTAGGAGCCACCTTAGCCACCGTTGTGCCCGTCAAAGCCCTGACCGTTGTGTTAGGAACCGTCCTGCTTTATTCCGCTTTTTTTGCTCAACAATCCACCCCCAAGGAAGCCGAATTAACCGAGCCAGGTTCCTTGGCTGAACGCTTGCAACTCGATAACTGCTATCCCACCCCCAACGGAGAAGGAACGATCGCCTATACCGTTCGTTCGGTTCCCACCGGTTTTAGCTTAATGGCCGTGGCCGGGCTGCTTTCAGGATTGCTCGGCATCGGTTCCGGCTCCTTGAAAGTCTTGGCGATGGATCGCGTCATGGGTTTACCGTTCAAGGTTTCCACCACCACCAGCAACTTCACGATCGGGGTCACCGCTGCCATGTCGGCCGGCGTTTATTTATCCCGAGGCTACGTGGATCCCGGCCTCTCAATGCCCGTGATGTTGGGCGTTTTGATGGGAGCCATGGTCGGTGCAAGAGTGCTGATTGGAGCCAAGCCAGAATGGTTGCGCTGGCTCTTTTCCATTGTGTTAGTGCTCCTAGCAATCAAAATGATTTATAACGGATTAATTACTTAG
- a CDS encoding DUF1634 domain-containing protein, whose translation MTAANSPISPLESSPVDLETRKSTDHSLELAVSHVLWWGMIIASSIVFAGGCIYIFRHGGEPASFRVFVGEPRELCSPWGAAKSALSGHGRGWIQVGIMLLVATPIIRVALSWFTFLRRQDWLYFAITSIVFGGLIYSFAGAYFQ comes from the coding sequence ATGACTGCAGCGAATAGTCCCATTTCTCCCTTGGAATCTTCGCCAGTTGATTTAGAAACTCGAAAAAGCACCGATCACAGCCTTGAGTTAGCCGTTAGCCACGTATTGTGGTGGGGAATGATCATTGCGAGTTCGATCGTCTTTGCCGGCGGCTGCATCTATATCTTTCGCCATGGGGGTGAGCCAGCCAGCTTCCGTGTCTTTGTGGGAGAACCCCGCGAACTTTGCTCCCCTTGGGGTGCTGCGAAATCTGCCCTTTCGGGTCATGGTCGCGGCTGGATTCAAGTGGGCATTATGCTGCTAGTTGCAACACCCATTATTCGGGTTGCTCTGTCTTGGTTCACTTTTTTGCGTCGTCAAGATTGGCTTTATTTTGCAATCACTTCGATTGTTTTTGGAGGACTCATTTACAGTTTTGCGGGTGCTTATTTCCAGTAA